The Kiritimatiellia bacterium genome includes a window with the following:
- a CDS encoding SLBB domain-containing protein: MSTSFRLGFASVALLFTILLRGLLAAVADTAIPASPRTIMSGDRLRIVVVEDDQLSKTYPVAGDGTIDFGFIGRIPVDGLTTEQAAAKLKSVLEKTYYKRATVSVEVDEFVEGSVMIVGAVARPGPIGYQGDQILTLMEAIALAGGLNANADASNIRILRWRPGAGLQRQIIQVDVKSMYETLDFSKDQFLRPRDMVVVPTLGRGEKMAEFLALGEFARPGFHPHSPGMNIIRAVALAGGINREARMDAVRLLRPDSANGTYQAIPVDLSRLFGAADMTMNIPVLPGDILFAPSAAQSSSGRIYLLGEVSSPGIYPLPLQGEATLARTLLTHGGFSKFANTSRVRIQRTAPGGQKQVLEVDVGRILKTGSFEEDVPLRDEDVIIVPERIIF, translated from the coding sequence ATGAGTACCAGTTTTAGATTGGGGTTTGCTTCAGTTGCCCTTCTCTTCACGATTTTGCTTCGGGGCCTTCTCGCGGCTGTCGCGGACACAGCGATCCCCGCGTCGCCTCGCACAATCATGTCAGGCGATCGTCTCAGGATTGTCGTCGTCGAGGACGACCAGTTGTCCAAGACCTATCCCGTCGCGGGCGATGGAACCATCGATTTCGGCTTCATTGGGCGGATTCCCGTGGATGGCCTGACCACGGAGCAGGCGGCTGCAAAGCTAAAGAGCGTTCTGGAAAAGACTTACTACAAAAGGGCGACGGTTTCCGTCGAAGTCGACGAGTTTGTCGAAGGGTCGGTCATGATCGTCGGTGCGGTCGCTCGCCCGGGCCCCATCGGCTATCAGGGCGACCAGATCCTTACGCTGATGGAAGCCATCGCGCTGGCAGGAGGACTGAACGCCAACGCGGATGCCAGCAACATCCGGATCCTGCGGTGGCGGCCCGGCGCCGGGCTCCAGCGTCAGATCATACAAGTCGACGTCAAGTCCATGTATGAAACGCTTGACTTCAGCAAGGACCAGTTTCTTCGGCCTCGGGACATGGTCGTGGTGCCGACGTTGGGCCGCGGGGAAAAGATGGCAGAATTCCTTGCCCTCGGCGAATTTGCGCGTCCCGGATTCCACCCGCATTCGCCGGGAATGAACATCATTCGGGCGGTGGCTTTGGCGGGAGGCATCAATCGCGAGGCCCGGATGGATGCAGTCCGACTCCTGCGGCCGGACTCGGCGAACGGAACGTACCAGGCCATCCCAGTCGATCTCTCCCGCCTTTTTGGCGCGGCGGACATGACTATGAATATTCCCGTGTTGCCGGGCGACATCCTGTTCGCACCTTCGGCAGCGCAGTCCTCAAGCGGGAGAATCTATCTGCTGGGGGAGGTATCATCGCCCGGGATTTACCCGCTTCCTTTGCAGGGGGAGGCGACGTTGGCGCGTACGCTTTTGACCCACGGCGGATTCAGCAAGTTTGCCAACACCTCCCGCGTTCGTATCCAGCGCACCGCCCCCGGAGGTCAGAAGCAGGTTCTCGAAGTGGATGTTGGCCGAATTCTCAAAACGGGATCGTTTGAAGAGGATGTGCCGCTCCGAGACGAGGATGTAATCATCGTTCCCGAGCGGATTATCTTTTAG
- a CDS encoding polysaccharide biosynthesis tyrosine autokinase, with protein MRKIIEPPAVPRTIGPNLPAQDSSARAQADVTPQPAPTKSFDLVDLKHYFHIVVKRIWLVALCFFISLSVTIVNMVNQVPVYRASASVVLSRGLNLPERLKDRDLENVFGDIIDTQMRILQSGTLIARARERLNRPPEEISAKLQRISVYPLGRASILVVSVDALDPQFAADFANAMIDAYMDYKAEERMETSQATVISLTQQANRLREELKRAEERVLAFKRENSVIAIEERGNVAAKMLANLSSRAAECRAERMILQAQQPLLNEASDEVILQMLGSPAPSLAQLPIASVVDRGTNFAMSSGAEGLLERGVLNRPRWSELRQEKLNLEGRLAMMREKFNDNHPQIQITLARIREVQAEIDREVQFALQQFYSQLESLQLQEKAINRAEREWEAEALDVSRKADEYAALLRDVARLRGLYDLIFNRLKEIDITIGIEPETIRPLERARPSSTPITPRRLQSLFLAAVIGLGIGIGLVFALEFLDDSIRYPEDVQKALRVEFLGIIPAASWDPEDLKSRLLSNIDPKSGLVEAYRNVRSALLTLCRERDVRSLAITSAVPKEGKTTTAINLAISLAQAGMRVLLIDADLRRGELHKFFGLEGGRGFSDVLSGQAKPESVIQRTTVANLDLVATGPFPPNPAELVLRPEFGAFMDYARRAYDRILFDCPPVMAVSESAMMASQVEGTVFVIWAGQTSRRLVQLSLQLVRQRGGSVLGCVLNNLEFGRVGYYYYSTYYGYYGYDYGYEPSPSAVSTSRRTG; from the coding sequence ATGAGAAAAATTATCGAACCGCCGGCGGTTCCCAGAACGATTGGTCCCAACTTGCCGGCACAGGATTCGTCGGCGCGGGCGCAAGCTGATGTCACGCCGCAGCCAGCGCCCACGAAGTCATTCGATCTTGTCGACCTCAAGCATTACTTTCACATCGTCGTCAAGCGAATCTGGCTGGTTGCACTGTGTTTCTTCATTTCGCTGAGCGTGACAATCGTCAACATGGTCAACCAGGTGCCCGTGTATCGCGCCTCGGCCTCGGTCGTACTAAGCCGGGGACTGAACCTGCCGGAACGCCTGAAGGACCGCGATCTCGAAAATGTCTTCGGCGACATCATCGATACGCAGATGCGGATTCTCCAGTCCGGGACGTTGATCGCTCGCGCCCGCGAGCGGTTGAACCGACCGCCCGAGGAAATTTCCGCTAAGCTCCAACGGATTTCCGTGTATCCGCTCGGGCGCGCGTCAATTCTCGTCGTTTCCGTCGACGCCCTCGATCCTCAGTTCGCGGCTGATTTTGCCAACGCGATGATCGACGCCTACATGGACTACAAGGCGGAAGAGCGGATGGAAACATCCCAGGCAACGGTCATCAGCCTGACCCAGCAGGCCAACCGGCTCCGCGAGGAGCTCAAACGCGCGGAAGAGCGGGTGCTGGCCTTCAAGCGGGAAAACAGCGTCATCGCCATCGAAGAGCGGGGAAATGTTGCCGCCAAGATGCTGGCCAATCTTTCCAGCCGCGCTGCGGAATGTCGCGCGGAGCGGATGATCCTGCAGGCGCAGCAACCGCTGCTCAACGAAGCTTCAGACGAGGTCATTCTCCAGATGCTCGGTTCTCCGGCCCCATCTCTGGCGCAGTTGCCCATTGCCAGCGTTGTGGATCGCGGGACCAACTTCGCCATGTCCTCTGGCGCCGAAGGCCTGCTCGAGCGGGGTGTGCTCAACCGGCCTCGCTGGTCCGAGCTGAGACAGGAGAAATTGAACCTTGAAGGTCGACTCGCGATGATGCGGGAGAAGTTCAACGACAACCACCCCCAAATTCAGATCACGCTGGCCCGGATTCGCGAAGTGCAGGCCGAGATCGATCGGGAGGTTCAGTTCGCTCTGCAGCAGTTTTACTCCCAGCTTGAATCCCTCCAGTTACAGGAGAAGGCAATCAACCGCGCCGAGCGGGAATGGGAGGCGGAAGCCCTCGATGTCTCCCGCAAGGCCGATGAATATGCCGCGCTCCTCAGGGACGTGGCGCGACTTCGCGGCCTGTACGATCTGATATTCAACCGATTGAAGGAAATCGACATTACCATCGGAATCGAACCTGAAACCATTCGGCCGCTGGAGCGGGCGCGCCCTTCGTCCACGCCGATCACCCCTCGGCGCCTGCAAAGCCTGTTTCTGGCTGCGGTCATCGGCTTGGGGATCGGAATCGGGCTGGTCTTTGCGTTGGAATTTCTCGACGATTCCATCCGCTATCCCGAGGATGTCCAGAAGGCGCTCCGCGTTGAATTCCTGGGCATAATTCCCGCCGCGAGTTGGGACCCGGAGGATCTGAAGTCTAGGCTGCTCTCGAATATCGATCCCAAGAGCGGCCTGGTCGAAGCCTATCGGAATGTGCGGTCCGCGTTGTTGACCCTATGCAGGGAGAGGGATGTCCGATCCCTGGCGATCACATCGGCCGTTCCCAAAGAGGGCAAAACAACGACCGCCATCAACCTGGCCATCAGCCTCGCGCAGGCAGGAATGCGTGTGCTGCTCATTGACGCTGACCTGCGGCGGGGCGAATTGCACAAATTTTTTGGCCTTGAAGGCGGCCGCGGATTTTCAGACGTGCTGAGCGGACAGGCCAAACCGGAATCGGTCATCCAGCGTACGACGGTTGCCAATCTCGATCTGGTTGCGACCGGCCCATTTCCGCCAAATCCGGCGGAGCTGGTCTTGAGACCTGAGTTTGGCGCGTTCATGGACTACGCGCGCCGCGCTTACGACCGGATCCTCTTCGACTGCCCGCCGGTTATGGCGGTTTCGGAATCGGCCATGATGGCATCGCAGGTGGAAGGCACGGTGTTCGTGATTTGGGCGGGCCAGACCT